A window of Sorex araneus isolate mSorAra2 chromosome 3, mSorAra2.pri, whole genome shotgun sequence genomic DNA:
cacggggcggggggttggggggcggtaATGCTGCTGGCGTGGACAGTTCAGATCTGCTCCGTTCACGAgcacagtttattttatttttgtatatttttttacttagaaaaatgtttgggccacacccagcgatgctattattcctggctctctgcttagggtgggattcctcctggtgatgtttggggggccagatggatgctggggattgaacccaggtcggccgcttcgTGGCAAACGCCCGACGTGCTGTACTAAGTGCAGCTGCCCACACTTGCTGTCTGGCCACTCAGCTGGAATGTGGGCCCCTGAGTATCTCTCCACAGGGggtcccccacacacctgcctccACCTGGGCTTGCTTGatcagggcggggctgggggaggcgctTCAGCTGCACACGTGAACGCGACTTAATGTAAGTCACAGCACTGGCGTCCCTGAGGCCCCGGGGTTCTGCAAAAAGCCACTTCTGACCCCTAGGGAGGTCCAGGCCACAGGCCACTGACACCAGAGCCCCAGGCTTCAGGGACAGGACAAGGCAGAACGGGGGGCCCGCGGGAGGGAAGGGCGAGAGCCCCAGCGGGGGCGGCTGAGGAGGCGGGGGAAGTCCAGAGGGCTTTTTTGTGGGTCTGCGGCGATGTGCAGACGAGGCACCCGAAGGACTCACTTCCCCAAGCTGCCGGGAACTGCTGGCCGCCTTCCGGCCTCACATGACAGGGCTCACTGCTCTGGTGCCACCGAGAACGGGCAGCTCGGCCCCTCCCCCTTCCGTCCCTCTCGTCGGGCCCCTCGCTGTGCCCACGCGGGCCGGGGCAGAGTCTGGTGGGTGGACACTCACACACGCTTGACCTGGTTTGGTCCCACAAGCCCGCAGGAACCATCCCTCCCtgcactcagagccaggagtgtgccctaAGCCCcgagaacaaaaaccaaaaaacaaaaatgtagccCTAAAGgtctaaagcaaaaacaaaaagcaaaaccctAAAATTTAGTCCTAAAACcctaaaactggggctggagcgatagcaccagggagggtgtttgccttgcacgtggccgacccgggttcgattcccagcatcccatagggtcccccagcactgccaggagtggttcctgagtgcagagccgggagtaacacctgagcatcacactgggtgtgacccaagaaagcaaaaaaaaaaaaaaaaccaaacctaaaaccaagaaacaaaaaacaacaaaagaaatatttcttggtGTTATCTCTAAGAGCTAGTAACCGAAGAATTCACTTACAGGGCGTAAGGCAGCTGCTTCCCCCCGTGGCTGGTCTCGGTCCAACCCGGGCACTGCTGTGCGTGGCCCCCCCAAGCAGTGGCCTGCCGGGATGGTCCCTCACCCGGCCCCAAGAGGCACCATGCACCAGCACGTGGCCCAAACTATTTTTTaaccctttttgggtcacacccggcgatgctcaggggttcctcctggctctgcactcaggaatcactcctggcagtgctcgggggaccatatgggatgctggggatcgaacccgggttggccacctggaaggcaaatgccctccccgctgtgctatcactccggtcccccccttatatcttctttctctcctctttccttcctttctcttctatatAGTTCTCCTacactcttttctctttcttttcctttctccttgggGGTCGGGATCACCGGCTCTGGGCGTGGGGATCTCTCCTGTCACACCAGAtgctgccagaaatcaaacccaggcaagaGAAATGCCTGAacattctttccctttctgtccctgggcccttactttttttttttttccttttttaggtcacacacagtgatgcacaggggttactcctggctttgcactcaggaattgctcctggcagtgcttgggggaccatatgggatgctggggatcgaacctgggtcggccgcatgcaaggcaaacgccctccccgctgtgctatcgctccggccccggccccttACTTCTTTAAAGCCCAGGTGAGCGGAAGATTCTGCTCCTGCCCAGCGTTTCTGGGTGTCCTCACGGCTGCCAGTGTCTTAGGTGCTCAGGCTACCAGGGAGGGGGCCCAGAGTTTCTCCCCTCCTCGCCTCCGGCCCGAAGGCTCCCCACGTGGCCGGGTCCCGGGTCCCCGCGCCCCTGGCCGCCGTGCTGGGGCTTCCCAGGCTTGAGCAATGACAGAGGGGCTATAAATACCCGAGGGGGGTCTGGGCCTCAGACACTTCCATTTTGGCTCTTTCGGTCCCCAGGGCTGTGATTTTGAGAGGAAAGATAGTTCTGGTGAAAGTTTCTGGAGGAAGTCGGGCCCGGGTGCAGGCGTCCAAGATAGAGGCGCTTCGAGCCACTTCCGTGCCCTCCTTTCAGATTCACTCAGCGGCGACCCCACTGCCGCCCCCCACCTCGGGGAACGAGACCGACCGTCAGGCCGGAGAGCCGGTACGTGCTCAGGAGGGCCAGAGGCTGCGGGCAGGGCTGGTGTCAGCCCGGAGGAGGGGTCGCAGTTCGCAGGGGGAAGGCCAGCACCCAGCTCTCCGGAGTTCACGCTCCCCCACCAGCCAGCAGCTGCCctcagttcttttcctttttcttgggtggaggtggtgggcgggggtttgggccacacccggtggtgctcggggctgactcctggctgtgctcaggcatcatccctagctctgtgctcagggctgactcctggctctgtgctcagggctgactcctggctctgtgctcagggctgactcctagctctgagctcagggatcactcatggctctgtgctcagggctgactcctggctctgtgctcagggatcacccctggctctgtgctcagggctgactcctggccctgtgctcagggctcactgctgacaGGCCTGCAGAACCATCTAGGATctcggggaccgaacctgggctgaccacatGGCAAGGCCAATGCTCacccaactgtgctattgctctggccccttggtctgccaggagtgatccctgagcacagtgccaggagcaagccctgagcactgccaggtgtgccccccaaacacgGAAACCCACAGGGCTCACTCCCCAGGGCTCCCACTTCCGGCTCCTTCTGGGGGCTCGCAGGTCACTGGCCTGGGCTCTGCACGCCGGTTCCTCTTCGGCCCGGGACCCATGGCGGCCTGTCCTGTGTCTGCCCATGAAGCCCCCTGGCCCCCTCCAGCTTCCCGGCCCCCTCTGTCCCTgcagcgccccctcccctgctgtgcCCCCAAGGTCCCGAGGCCGGGGGGCTGACGGCTCCTGGGCTGTCCCAGGTGCCCGCACGGGAGGGGCCTCAGAGCTCATTCCCGAGGGGGGACGCAAGCGCCCCAACAGTCCTCCCGGGAGGGGCCCCGCACACCAGCCTGGCTGGGCCCACACGGCCCCGACTCTTTCCCCTCAGGAGGCAGCTCAGGGCTGCTGGTCTGAGCAGAGGACAGGCCCCAGGACGAGGAACCCGAGGGGCTGAGACCCTCCGACTAGGCTCAGGAGGCCCCCGAATGAGCGGGACCCGCGCCCGATGGCTCCAGGACACCCACAATCCCACCCTCTGGCCCCTCCTtggggctctctgctcagggccccTAAGGAAGCAGCTCCCCGCAGGGTGCCACACCCCGTGACCCCTCAGACCTGCCTGCAGCAGCAGGGGACCCCGCGTACCCCGGAGGGGAACTGAGACCCCTGCAGAGGCTGCGGGACTCGCCTGGAGTCAGGGAGCATTTCCCGAGGCTCACGGCCACTCACGGCGGGACGGGCCAGGCCGGGCTCCAGGGGGCGACCTCAGAGCTGGGGCATGAGGGGCGCCCCCCGCTCCGCGTCTGCATACGCTGCCCCCTGGGGCCCCAACCACACCGTCCCATCCCCCTGAGACCTCCCAGCCCAGCTCCGGCATGACAGCCGCCACGGGCTGGGCCTGGAGGCGGCGCGGGGAACAGAGGCGGAGGCGGAGTGTGAATCCATCGTGTTTATTGTCACAGTTAATCACTACCTACCAATGCCGTCCGCGGTTAAAGGATTAAGTAcataggtctttttttttatttaaacactgatttttaaaaaatatatacacacaaaactgAGTTCAGCAAGGCTTCATGATATACACCGGGTCCGGACCGCTGCCCGCCCGGCCCAGCGCCAGTGCCGGAGTCGGGGGCAgcgccgggcgggcgggaggcacCTGCGGGCGGAGGCGCTGAGGGCCCGTCCCCAGGCGCCCGAGTCGCCGGGAGCCAGGAGGAGGACGGAGAGGCTCGGAGGGGGGCAGCTGATGCGGTGGGCGCGGCCTCCGGCGACCCCTTTTCCCGGGGGAAGGGGGCGGCGAGGGCCCGGACAGAAAAACAAGGCGGAGCCTCAGCCCGTGCGGGCGGGAAGCAGCTGGGCTCACCCAGGGTCTGCCTGGGggtggcgggcggggaggggcgcagACCGGGCctgagaccccccccacccccgagccccgTCTTCTGGGCCAGCCAGAGCCGCATTCCCCCCGGCACGTCCACGAGTGGCCAGTGGAGCTCGCGGGCGTGGGCTCGGCCCCGCTGCCCGGGGAGAGTTTCCTggggcagggcccgggccggCTCCAGACGGGCAGCCTCGCCCCGTCCTCTCCTGTGGGGGTGTCCGGGCGGGCCCGCCCCAGACAGTGGCAGAGAGAAAATACCAGCCCGCTTGGTTTCTTTCGCTTTATTGTTGGCATCGGCTAGGACTAAATGCGGCAGCAACGTCATGCACGAGggacagaggagaaagggagagacggggagggagCAGCGGTGAAAATCTGTCATAAAAACTCTTCTCTTAATTTATAGGTAAGTTTTGGCATTTTATATCCaacggccccgcccaccccacccaccccaagttCCAACCAAAGTGAGAGGGTCCCTGGCGCCCCCGCTGGCCTCCCTCCAGCTGCCGGGAGCCGCCGCCCAGGGGGCGAATTCATGTGTACGAGTCGGAAGCGTCTCACGTTCCTTCCATGCCCTCCTCTGGGTTCCTAGACGTTCCTGCTCACGGGGGTGACATAGTTGCGGGGGAACATGCCCGTCTGCCCGTGGCAGGCCCCCTTCCACCAGTTGGGGTCCGAGTTATCCATGACGTGGATAAAGTCTCCGCGGCGGAAGCCCAGCTCGCCGTCCTCCTGGGGGTCGAAGTCGAAGAGCGCCTGCACGTACGTGGGTTGCTGCGGAGAGGCGGGGATGGCTGCACTCGGCCAGTCGGGCCAacgcaggcacacacacgcacatacacacgcacacggacaagcacacacacgcacatatgtatgcacacacacgccCACGGGCGGGCGGAGACAGCTCTGCCTGGATCCTGCCACTCTCTGCCAAACGCGGGCGCGAGCCCAGGGTCCCAGCGGCCCCCAGGGACCGCCGAGCTCACCTGTGGCACCTGCTCGATGTCCCGGAGGAAGATCTGCTGGTTCCGGGACACGGAGGTGGACCTGTGGTAGTCCACCAGCTCGTTGAGGGAGTTGAACTTCACCACCCACAGGAAGTACTTGCCGGCCCCGTCCCGGAGGACCTTGAAGTGCTGCACGTCGTTGCCGAACCTGGGGCGGCAGGGAGCACGGGCcggtgggtgtggggggacccCTGCAGGCGCCCCCCACTGGGTTTGGAGGGAGGACACGGGAGActgcccccccctgccccggggcctcGGGCTGCTCCACGGGAAAACGCCCAAAAAGGTGGGGTTGGGGCCGAAGCCACACACAGGGGGAGGCACCTGCcccgcatgcggccaaccgggttcaggtcctggagcacagccaggatgtgcccctcccccagcagtcACAGGGGACAATGAAACCCTGCAGGGCATCCCGGGGATCGTCCACTCCTGACCCACGCCCACCCGACACCGGTGGGGCGGGACACGGCTACACCAGGAGCCCTCAGCAGGTGGCAGCACTGAGTTTCCCGGCGTACGGGCCGCCAGGACGTGAGCCGAGGCCCCTGGCACCCTGGACAACGTGTGACCAGGCACTAGACCGGGCCTGTGACTGGGACTAGGGGCCTGTGCTGTTGAGGCAGGAACGGCAGCAGCTGCCGTGAGCGGAGGGGGAAGGGACGGGTGACGGCCAAGGCCCTGGGCTCCACTTGTGTCTCTGCACGCACTGATGCTCGGCTCCGCGCAGCGCGAGGCACCCAGGGCAGGGACGCGTGGGGACGCGGGGCACAGCCCTCACCCCCGCCTGGGCCCTACTCGCAGTCACTGAATCACAAAGTCCGGCACCGAGCCAGGACTGGCACTGGGAAACACGGCAAGGAGCACCGGACACAGCCCACAGTCGCAGGAGAGAACACGGGCGAGGGGACATGcaggccgggccccgggccccccggAGTAGCCCGAGCACCACCCTGTGTGCTCCACACCCCGCACGGAGTAACGGAGTGAACAGGCCGCCGGTGCCGAAAGTGGCCCGAGCCGTCACGCCTGGAGACGCTGATCCCCGGCCGTGCGAGAGGGAGCAGCCGCGAGAAACGGCCGCCCAGACTCCGAGTCCTCCTCTCCGGGGGCTCGCGTGTCCCTTCTCCGGGACTCCCCGCCACCCGGCGCAGACCCCAGCCCGAGCAGCCGGACTCACTTGACGGAGAGGGAGAAGTCCCCGGGGGCGCTCTCGCTCTCCCGGATGAGGAAGGCCCCGTCGTGCCGCTGTTTGCTGAGCATTTCTTCCGCCTTGGCTCTGGGGATTTTGCCGAAGAACCACCTGCGGAGGGAAGGCCCGTCCGTGAGCACCACAGAAAGGGGCGTCCCGTGCCGGCTGCGGGCAGCCACGGTGGCCGAGGCCACCGACTGGGCTCCCCAGTGCAGCACCGTCCAGGCCCCGGAAGGTTCCAGCGTGGCCTCCAGAGGAATCCAGGCCCCTTGCGGCCTTCGGGCCTGTCACTGTGACCAGCAACAGGGGACGGGAGGACACCGGGGCGCCAGGAAGGTGACGCGGGGGGGGGCGGGTCTGCTCAGAGCCAGGCGGCAGGCGGGCACACGGGCTCCTCTGCCCGGCACCCGTGGGGACTCCGGCAACCACGTCATCTGCCACCGTCTGACTGTCCCACTTTCCTCTCCGAGCAGTGGCCGCGGCCTGGGCGtggggggactgaacccaggctggctgcctgcagggcaaacgccttccccgcagCCCTGCGACCCTCTCCCTGGGGCCCACGTCAGGAAGGAGCCAGGGACAACAGCCCACGAGGGGCAGCGATGACTGTCTGCTGCCGGCATGTGGTGGCaggtggcaggggagggaggcgggtCCCTGGGCTGTGCCCAGCTCTGCTGCCCCCAGGACAGGCCGGATGGGCGTGcgggcagggcagcgggcaggagaAGCGCCGAGGGGGCCCAGCCCACGAGGTGAGGGTGTCCTGGGCCCGCCTGCCTCTCGCCCGCCCTCCCCAGAGCActaggaggtgggggaggggagtgcgcCCCCAGCACCTTCTAGCAGTTGGCCCGACGCGAGCCCTCACCCTGGGCCGCTGCGGGTCTGTCACGGCTGGTCCTGGGCtgaccctgaccctccccctgcccaactCCCAACCCTAGCCCGCAGGCCACAGCCACATACGCAGCCCCGTTTCCCGTGACCCCCGGGTGAAGACTGTTTCAAGTTTCTAAGGGCTTGTCGGGGGGAGGGAGCCCGGGGAAGGGGGGGGCAGGGCATGGGGGCAGCTGAAGGATCCACCGGGCTCGCCAGAGGAAGGGGTTCCACCCCAGGCACCACAAAAGGTCCCTGAAGCCCTgcaaggagggatccctgagcacagagccaggagtcatccctgagcactgccagtgtgacacaccaccccccaacccccaaaaattATATGCAAAAGCAATGAGTGAATGATACCAGTTATAACCCCCCCTTTAAGGGTGGGGAGACTGGGCAGAAGAGAGGAAATCTGTACAGTTACAAGGGTGCAAGATGGTACAGGCACAAAACTACACAAATGAACAAGTTCAACTGGTTTGCAAATCATCTGCCGAAGGAGCCCCCGCGCCCTCGAAGGCTCCCCTCGACGGAAAGAGAAGGCTCCCGAGGGCTGCGCAGCCACAGCGCCTGCGTCCATCCGGGGCCCCGCCGGGTCGGCCTGGAGCACTGTCGCCAGGGCCGTGCccctgcagagctaggagcaaggaCAGGAAGCGCTGCTGCACCGCTAACACTTAAGAACTCGTGTGGGGCACCCGGCAGCACGTGGCCGGCCCTGGACGGATGGACGCAGGGGTGAAGACCAGAGGCGGGGCGGAGacagtgaggggggtggggggcgctggccCCACATGGGTTCTATGATTGGCATCTCgtggccccccgagccccaccgggagtgattcccacACCGtaggctgtggcccccaagcaacaaACAAAACGATGAACAGTCTGGGCCCAGAGGGAGGCAAAGCTACCCCCGGGAAGCACGTGTCCGTCCCCTCCAGGGCCCGGCTGCCCGGTTAGCCGGCCATCACCACGGGCCCGACAGGTCCTAAACGGGGAGTCCCACTCACTGGGGGGATGCTGTGACTCTGGGTGGCCCAGGGCCTCACGCAGGCAAGGCAGGGCACTGCCCCCGAGACCGTCACTATTTGAACCCAGAGCGCCACCGGCCCACAGCACGCGCCTGCTGTGAACCAGGCACCCCGAGCCAGGGGCTGCCTAGTAGCTGGGAAGACAGACGAAATGTCTGGTCTTTATTCCCAGTGACgagatttctttttgggggaggcGGCGCTGTCCACGCCCAGCAGGCCCCAGGgccggcctccccccccccccaccgcacgctccggccccctggccgCGCCCTGGGGACGCCCGAGAGCCCGACTCACGGGTGTGGCTTCATCTCTATGTAGTTCTTGGGAATGAAGCCGTCTTTGCCGTTGAGCTCTGCCTTGTACCAGTTCTGATCACATTCTTCATTCAACACCTGCAAGCACAAGGGGGAGAAGAACCATCAGCCACCGCCCTCGCGTGCTCCCGGGCGCCCCCCGCCCTCGCTCCCTGTCTGACGCTCATCAGTAAAAGGCATCACTCAAGACGGTCAGTTCCACGGGCACGGGTCCCGGCACGATGTGGAACTGCGTGAGACCCTCAGTCTCCCGGAAGTGCCACTTGAGGTCAGCAGCACGAGGACCCGGCCGTgcctggacccccaccccccgccgcccacAGTGCCCAGCACGCCCTGCTACTCCGATCCCCCACGCTGCTCCCTGAGGAGGCTGAGCCCCGTCACCTACGAGCACGACAGAAGCACCAGCACCACCGTGGCTGCTGGTCCGCAAAAGGAGGCTCCCCAGGTCCCCGGTGCTCGCGGCTGACCTAGGCTCGACCCCTGGCACGGCCCTGAGTCCCCAGCCAGACGCAGCCCTGGCATGGGCGTGGGGACGAGGatggaggaggagagacagacGCTGGCCGCTGGCCCAGGGCATGGGAGACTCGTCCACGAGGCAGAGCGCACCTGCGCCCACTGGGCTGTGGGGACCCCGGAGCCACCTCGCTGGGGAGCTGGAACCCCCGGCTGGTGTCAGTTAGGGGTTCAGCGTGTGGCGAATCCCGCCCGAGGTATCCTACGGGGAGGGAGGCCGGAGGGCTCTGCGATGCGGGACCCCGGGACCCCAGCGGCCAGTGAGGAaacttcccccctccttcccttagAATGAAACAAAGCGGGAGCGGCAGAGCACGTGCCCGGCAGGTGCGAGGTCGAGGCTGACCacgatacataaaaataaatgaatttttatcgAACAGGAAATcaacctggggccggagtgagagtGCGGCCGGGAACCCAGGGTTCGAGCCACAGCGTCCCGCGGGCATCGCCGGGCACATCTTCCTGAGCGCAGGGGCAGGCGGAACCTCTGAGCAGTGCCACGTGCGGCCCCAAAGCCGAGGAGCCGGTACCGGCCAGGGCCGCGTGTCCACCCAGAAGGCCCAGCGGGTGCCACAGAGCAGCTGCTGAGCCGCCTTCGGCTGTCTCAGACCCCCCCACGGACGGGTGTTAAGGGTCTCGCCCGCTGAGTGTcactgggaggggccccgggcccccacccgccccctgccgcccccgcCAGACTTCCcgggagagagacggggaggaCAAGGGCTGACcgctggtggggaggggagcctgCGGGACCCCCAGGCCGAGTCCCCGGCGGTCAAGAGATTTACTAAGCCGAGTGCGTGAGTGAGTGGAAGACGGGACAGAATCTGCAGAGCTGAAGGCAAGATCCGCTTCTGggaggagcagagcagagggcggagggcagagggcggggccggcTCTGTCCTCTGGTCCTGCTCAAACCTTAAGGCCGGTGAGAGAGCGCCCGCAgcctgcccggggagggggagacGGACACCGCAGGGGCCGGGCGTGCATGTGGATGAGTCTGCACCTACGGAGACTTCCCACCTCTCTGGTGGGAAGGGGAACCTGCGGGACGGAGGCAACGGGGGCCCGGCCGCGCCCTGGCGGAACAGGGTCAGAATGAGGAAGCCAggcgctccccacccccacggcgAGCAGAGCACCAAGCCCAGGAGCAGCGGCACCTCCCTCTGCCCGCAGCCGCACGCTCCCCAGCCAGAGGCTCCAGGAGGCAGAGCCGGCGCCCAGAGATCAAGTCAGGACCTGCGGCAGGAGCAGGGGGGTCGGCCGCACCTgccgccctcctcccctcacaCCTCCAAGGAAGTTAGAAATACTCTggccagagggaggggctggccgcacagcctgccctgggtctgaccagcactgccagagggggtccttgggcaccaccaggtgtggggaagagagacagacagacagacagacagaaagagaacaCCCAGGTCCGAGAGCTGCCACCAACCAGGCCCACCCCCAGCGAGCGGCCTGGGGCGGCCACGTGGCCTGCAGCCTGGCCCCCGTCTCTGAGGGGAGGCCGTGCCCCTCCCCCGGCAGGCGGGCTGTCCGCCAGGAGCGGTCAGTAGGAGTTGC
This region includes:
- the GRB2 gene encoding growth factor receptor-bound protein 2: MEAIAKYDFKATADDELSFKRGDILKVLNEECDQNWYKAELNGKDGFIPKNYIEMKPHPWFFGKIPRAKAEEMLSKQRHDGAFLIRESESAPGDFSLSVKFGNDVQHFKVLRDGAGKYFLWVVKFNSLNELVDYHRSTSVSRNQQIFLRDIEQVPQQPTYVQALFDFDPQEDGELGFRRGDFIHVMDNSDPNWWKGACHGQTGMFPRNYVTPVSRNV